agtgtgaatggttgtttgtctatatgtgccctgccattggctggccaccagtccagggtgtaccccgcctgtcacccgaagtcagctgggataggctccagcatgcccccgcgaccctaatgaggaagaagcggtatagaaagtaTAGTATaagtacctgttttactgtgcaaatgacaataaaactcttgaatcttgaatgaagGTGAAATATTTCCTGCGTAGTATCGTTGGGTCAGTGAAATCTATTAAAGGTCTAATTCAATGAATTGTGTCTAATTAAAATGACAAACTACTCAACCCCTTCAGACCGccacagcaaaaaataaaacttcTGATTTTTACTCCACTCCAACaaaaaactgacttttttttggggATGCATCATGTTTTTATACGTTGTGTTTCACATGCACAGCAGTGGACggcaggatagtatggccgtaaatTGCATCATGGAAATTCACCAGCTTTACGgcatatttaacattttcaacATGAACAGCGTGAACATGAGCTTGCTGGGGTAAAAGAGCGAGGGTAAGGACCAGCAGGGGTCAACACCAGGGAGCGTGGAGCctgcaaaaagaaaaggaaTGATATGACGCAATCCGAGCCTGCAGGAGTTTGAAGCTTGGCCATCAATACATTTAGGAAGTTCCAACATGTAACCATACTTTTTATAGTAGGCTAATTAACTGATTACCTgggttttctttcatttttgggatGGAACTTGAACATGAGAAGTCTTGTTTTCCACGAGCAGCCATGAAGCGCACGTGGCTGTTGCGCTGGTCACAAAAGACGTGTGTTTTCTCCTGGTTTCCAGTCTCGCATCTTGCATCTGGTAGGCTCATAAACTTGTCCGTGACCATGCTTGGTCTTCCGTGCTTTTTTTGGCCACCGTCTCACCAGACATTTGGCCACATCCAATTTGAAATTCAGAACATCCATGGATTTGGCTTTGGCTGTCTTGGTGTCCAACCAGCTGTTAACCACAGCGATGACCTTGCCCTCTGTCCTTTGTCTTTGTCCCCCAATGTCCTTTCTGGTTACTGTCATCTCCTCCTGTCCTTTGCCGTCCACACCTGTCACTGTCCTTCTCCCTCATTCTCAACAACACTTTCAGGCGTGCTCGGAAGCTCAATCACATCATCTCTCTTGACCTCTTATGTATTGCTTCCATATAAAAACACTGTACTTATGAAAACTACATCCaacacaagtaaacacacaAGAGAAACTTAAACCGCTTGTTTCACCAAGCGCCTTATTTTCCGAACCAAAGGAGACGAGTTTGGATAACTCCTCATTTACCAGACGCTCAATAGAAAAACATTTTGTAcaataatatagaaataaaatgtattagcaTGAATACATAAACTGTGACATCACATTTTGCCtctgaaaaatgtacacaaagatTCTTTCCAAAACAGCCGAGTGGTGCCCTACACCGCGTCACCACGGAATTCACTGGcttggccaaggtgagaccattactcacataggggtggcagtaaggtgatacctgaattgtctaaaTGGCCGGTGGGGTGGCCAGGGTCGTAGCTCCGCCACGGCTTTCGgagcgtctattagagcaacTAACagctcatgctgctacagagagcttccaatattaacagatttatgtgccgAACCACGcgtcagaatttaagtcaaagtcaacatagtgacaCAACCTGACTGGAAGCGACCTAAGTAATCAACTTACCTACCGCTCGCACCTCATGCAAGACGCACTTTTATTGATAACgcctccacacggaaagttgtgtgctgcagtgaaatgcatccaagcGGATACGGCGATTAGGCTGAACTAATCTCGTTTGTCAAAACTGTCCGCCAGCCACGGGGGTGGCCACGGCCTCCCCTGGTCACTAGTGACATGTCTGTCCGTCTCAAAATGAATGAGTTTGTGTCGTTTGGAGCCAATGTCttcgtcttttttttcctgttaaaggcgaatgtcattcgTCAAGACGTGTGGGGGCATCACTGTGtgcacactgagcagggggggCGGGATTAAAcgcgctgtggtgctcttagagccgattcgtttttGCATGAGATTTGACCTAGTTTGTCTATTGagttgggtttttgtttttataatataacattatagtagttttttttttagctgttcattgaagtttaattaaataaatttaaataaacatttgatatcacgTATGTTTTACATTGGtatttcattttacacaatacacataatttagtaataaattaatttaagtcAACCAAAAAATCTGAgtagccacttgggagccgaaagagtcgactctttttagtgagctgagccaaaagaatCGTCTCTCTAAAAATCACGACCGGCcatcccgtagctccgccacggTGAGGCACACTCGACTTTGTAATTAGAtgacatattttcaaaataaccgCTTACATTATCACTTGTAACCTTTAAAATGATAGTGTAAGCAAGTTCGTTTGGTTAGCATGAGTATACATATGCATTTTGGATCGAAAATGAGTACTCACGTTTGCACAGTTCAATCGACTGCGCCACGACCTTCTGGCAGACTTTCATGCAATCAAGGGAGAGATGTTGAACGTCTTTTCTTGATTGTGATTGGTTCATTAGGAGCCAATCATAAACCAGAAGTGCTGACATCATCCAAATCCGGCGTTCTGATTGATTCAGAGACGCAAGTATGTCATGTGCACGAGCATAGCCTTTGAGTCCCAAGGCGTAAGAAGGACGTTCCACATTATGAATTAAGCAGACTACCATTTTCAAGCAattatgggaaagaaaaaggatctctcTAGTGCCGAGAAGCGTGAGATAGCTGAATGCCTTGGACAAGGTATGAAAACCTTAGATATTTCACGAAAACTTGAGCGTGATCATCGTACTATTAAGAGATTTGTAGCTGATTCCGAGCACACGCGGATTCGTGCGGATAAAGGCACAATGAGGAAGGTTTCCGCCAGACAAATAAACAGGATTAAGAGAGCAGCTGCTAAAACTCCgttacaaagcagcaaacaggtatttgaagctgctggtgcctctggAGTCCCGCgaacctcaaggtgtaggatcctccagaAGCTTGCAGTTACGCATAAACCTTCTCTTCGGCCGCCCTTCAACAATGCTCGCAAGCAGAAACGGCTCCAGCGGGCCCAGAAATACACGAAGACTAATTTTCAGTCCTGTTCGCTGATGAGTGCCGTGCAACCCTGGATGGTCCAGGTGGATGGTTGGTGGACGGCCACCATGTCCCAACAAGGCTGTGACGTCAGCCAGGAGGTGGCGGAGTCATGGGGAGAGAGCCGGTCGGCCCCTTTAGGGTCCCCGAAGGTGTGGAAAAAGAGCTCTGAAGTATGCggagtttctgactgaccactttctttgTGGTACAAAAAGAAGAACCGTGCTTTCCGTAACAAAATCATCTTCATGCATGATGATGCACCATCTCATGCTGCAAGGAATACCTCTGCATCATTGGCTGCTATGGGCATTAAAGAATAGAAACTATGGTGTGGCCCCCATCCTACCCTGACCTCAAACCTATTGAGAAGCtttggggcatcctcaagcaaaATGTATGAGGGCGGGAGGCAGTTCACATCCAGCAGCTCtgggaggctattctgacatcCTGCAGAGGAATTCAAGCAGAAACTCTCTACAAACTCACAAGTTCAATGGGTGTACGAATTGTGAAGCTGCTATCAAATAAGGGGTCCGATGTTCAAATGTAACTTGACCTGTAAGATGTTTTAATTGGAATAGCTTTTGATTATTACACGTCTAATTGaacaaatgatcattttagttccttacaataataaaatggtGAATGGTTTGAAACTCTGCTGTGCATGATCATTTCAaacagtgcattttaagtttttatttttgaaaagcatgCTGTTGCCATTGGGAGGTTTGCtcaataacattcaaattgtactctAAAAGGTAGTCAAAGTTAGTTGTTGCTCgtccaagatcctctatacgacaggAGCTCTTTGTTTTTAAGCATTTAAggaaaaaacactagtcaaagatcctctatatcctAGTTCCCAAAGGGCACGCATACCCCCAGGGGTCACAGgtggtacgtgaataaaaatggaaaacaattaGTGCCTATCACTCACAATTGCGTGTgtgcctcacggcgcaaggagaacgCAACAGAAAGGAGAGACGGCATCCtgctcattgctctgtgtgcaccACATGAACAAGTTtggtgattattttgtgcattaagagtgtttaatcttggagatttcatattggtgttccaatccccgcacggcacACCGGTGAAAACTTGttactgtgagtggggattccgtcgaaaatgaggctttatcgttggttgtgtatgtatttttgtactttgtacttCAGCTAtggctttatcatgattgttaaactttccccttcaatttggtattaaattatacggacttaaaccatagccatcatgAGTGGACAATTCAACCCATTGGAACagaagaatgccaacatcagactggaataaaagatatgtaggatgattacttatctacaacccctggcaaaaattatggaatcaccagtcttggaggatgttcattcagttgtttaaatttgtagaaaaaaagcagatcacagacacgacacaaaactaaagtcatttcaaatggcaactttctggctttaagaaacactaaaagaaatcaagaaaaaagatgtggtagtcagtaacagttacttttttagaccaatcagagggaaaaaattacggaatcactcaattctgaggaaaaaattatggaatcaccctgtaattttccattcccaaaactaatatctgcatcagattagatctgctcgttagtctgcagttaaacaggagtgatcacaccttggagagctgttgcaccaagtagactgacatgaatcatggctccaacacaagagatgtcaattgaaacaaaggagaggattatcaaacttcttaaagaaggtaaatcttcacgcaatgttgcaaaagatgttggttgttcacagtcagctgtgtctaaaatctggaccaagtacaaacaacatggggaaggttgttaaaggcaagcatactggtagatcaaggaagacaaagcgtcaagacagaaaacaaagcaatatgtcttgaaaacagaaaatgcacagcaaaacaaatgaggaacaaatgggaggaaactgaagtcaacgtctgtgaccgaactgtaagaaaccgcctaaaggaaatgggatttacatacaggaaagctaaacgaaagccatcattaacacctaaacagaaaataacaaggttacaatgggctaaggaaaagcaatcgtggactgtggatgactggatgaaagtcatattcagtgatgaatcgcgaatctgcattgggcaaggttatgatgctggaacttttgtttggtgccgttccaatgagatttatgaagacgactgcctgaagaaaacatgcaaatttccacagtcattgatgatatggggctgcatgtcaggtaaaggcactggggagatggctgtcattacatcttcaataaatgtacaagtttacgttgacattttggacatttttcttatcccatcaattgaaagggcgtttggggatgataaaatcatttttcaggatgataatgcatcttgccatagagcaaaaactgtgaaaacattccttgaagaaagacacataaggtcaatgtcatggcctgcaaatagtccggatctcaatccaattgaaaatctgtggtggaagttgaagaaaatggttcaacctgcaaagctgatctggcaaaagcaatcagagaaagttggagccagattgatgaagagtactgtttgtcactcattaagtccatgcctctgagactgcgagctgttataaaagccagaggtggtgcaacaaagtactagtggtgtgtttgaagtattcttttgtttttttcatgattccataattttttcctcagaattgagtgattccataattttttccctctgattggtctaaaaaagtaactgtcactgactaccacatctttttttcttgatttcttttagtgtttcttaaagccagaaagttgccatttgaaatgactttagttttgtgtcatgtctgtgatctgctttttttctacaaaattaaacaactgaatgaacatcctccgagactggtgattccataatttttgccaggggttgtatttaTGAGCGCTCATGTCaaacttgatcaaaatgtgaccatgcaaaatacacatttttgacccggaattactataaaataaattaaaaaatgaattatgttcaatatttcaagttaattaagataaaggttcatgtttttaagtgtgcaggagtaggggtacatggcttcatgtcaaatgtctgaaggggtacgccaccgtacaaagtttgggaaccactgagcGACATGAAAGgaatgtgctgctgtttttaaaggacccactgcaaaacattaaatttaaaataaattcaaaacacactagtcaaacatcctctacatgacaggagcacactgctgttttcagaattctgctgcaaaaatgctaatcaaagatcctttatttgACAGCAGCGCTCTGctggttttaaaaaacatattgcaaaaagactagtcaaagatcctctatttgacaggagcgcGCTGCTGTTTTTCGAATTCTGCTGCAAAACTGCTGGTCAAaggtcctctatatgacaggagtgctttgcaaTTTGTAAgtatttactttgaaaaaaatactagtcaaagatcccctatatgacaggagtgctctgttgtttttaaagacctactgcaacacaaagcaaagattcaaagatcctctctatgacaggaacaccgctgtttttaagggcccACTGCAAAAGTGCTAATCAAAGAGCCTAAAGCAGGTGAGCTGTCCTGAGGTGTTGTGTTACCTGCAAAGGCCTTGGCCTCCTCAGCGGGTATGGTCCTCATGTCCTCCAGGTCGTTCTTGTTTCCCACCAGCATGACCACCATGTGAGGGTCCGCGTGGTCGTACAGTTCCTTCAGCCAGCGCTCGGCGCTCTCGTAGGTCACGTGCTTGGTGATGTCGTAGACCAGCAGCGCCCCCACGGCTCCTCGGTAATACctgggacattttttttttcatatgacaTGAATTGTGACAGCAATGGTTGGCGTTTGCACGCACAGTTGGTACAGTAAGGTGGCGCTATGCCGCCTTGCTGTACAAACATTGGCAACTGCTGGCCTGGCGGATATGTTACACGTGTCATGGTATGTTTGAGTACGCACGCGGAGGTGATGGCCCGGTAGCGCTCCAGTCCGGCCGTGTCCCACACTTGCATCTTGATGGTGCAGTTGTCCAGCTGGACGGTGCGGGTGCTGAACTCCACGCCGATGGTGGTGCGACTGTCGTGGTTGAACTCGTTCTTGGTGAAGCGGGTCAGAAGGTTGCTCTTGCCCACACCGGACTCCCCGATTAGAACAActaggaaagaaaaaaaaaaaaaaaaagagctaaaaCCACAGAATGACAGCTGCAGTTCCAGTCATGAGCCACACGAGGGAGCCGCTAGCTGTTGCAATGTGTTGATTGCACATTTTGGTTGGGTGTCTCGGTTCTCATCATAAAAACGGAGTCCTTTCAGGGGGATATACGTTAGTTTTGGACATAAAAGATGGTTTCTAGTAATCATGACACTGCAataaatgacacaagaaagtgcTAAACAGTGACGGCATTTTTctcaataatgtaataatttttGGTCTGGATCAAAGCAAGTCAAaggtaaagtaaaaagtgagcTCAATCAGAGCCAGTCAGTAAGCAAGTAAGCAGGACTCACCCTTAAAGACAAAATTATACGTGTCGTCCGACCCCATCCTGCATTCACTGGCCTCCCGCTCTTCTTGGATCCAATCTGAAGCCACTCCACCAGAACCCCCCCGTCTAAACGTGTAGCAAATGCATCCAGTGTCCCTTGGTCTCTCTCCGGCTTGGAGAGTGCTGAGGTAGAAGCCAGAACCGGTTGGACCGCCTCCATCCACTTCCTTCTTTATTCTCTGCACAGGTGGGGGGGGCTCCACACTGTGGACAGGCAGGTGGAGCAGCGCTGAGCCGGCCCATCCCTCATCAGCGGACAGGCGAGGGAGGGAGGGGAGCAGGTGCAACAGGTAGAACCACTCGCAGGAATTGGCCGAGCGCTGACTCCACCCAGTGAAGGCAAGCAGTTCACCTGGCAGGTGTGCACGAGGCCCGACACACTTTGATTGACACCGGTTAGGATAAGCCACAAAAGAAAAGTGATGGTGATTACACGACTGCAGAGAGTACCTGACTGCTAGTAGAGTGAAGTTTTGgtcaaaatacacaaaacaaattGTACTAAATTAAAATAGCAATACTGCATGTATTTTAATCTACACAAGTTATATTTTCGTGAAAATATTGTATGaagtaatgtttaaaaagttaaGATTTTACTTTGTAAAGATTTACAGGTGCCACATCTGCTCTGCAGGCAGTGTGTTACAGAGTGCTTGTGTATTATAATAAGTAtatgtctattatattattatatattcttTTATTGTATTGCACAAGCATACCTAATGTTTTGGCAAATTCCCTTTTGTCACTGCAGTATTAGAAATATTCTTCCATAAGCAGATCTGAGTATAGTGTTTCCCACACATTCATTTATCTGTGGCGACCCATCACTAATACATTTGGTTGCACCTGTTTGCCAAATGTaagtcacatatagacaaacaaccattcacactcacattcatacctatggacaatttagagtcaccatttAACCCaacctgcatgttttggggaatgtgggaggaagcccgagtacccggagaaaacccacgtgcacacggggagaacatgcaaactccacacagaaatgcccaagggagaatcgaacccaggtcttcccgatctccaggctgttcctgtgttggccaacatgctaaccactagaccaccgtgcggccctatatagaattcaatgttaataaattcaatattttcgtggttagagcagagaaaaactTTATTACTTTcgcaatatgttttttttttttttaattagagccctgtagacatgaaataacacccctatagtcatctttacacacctattattctttgtttacaccactttgcaactcttatgcttaagggactcgagatggccgCTAACTAGGCCAGCTCACGACGTAacatcaaatgtatttcttctaaacttaaaaggaaaactgcacttttttttttattttgcccatcatccacaatccttatgcaagacatgaacacgtctttcttttctgtgcattttaaagatacaaaaacagataaagagccagctcattactgcacgtataaATTCATCTGAAAAAGTCCACCAagcaccaacaatgctccaCTTACAaatgacgtgcatattaaccaagctacagcaacattgtcattattaacattgttacgccgatctaactacattactggtgtattgacacttagccataacACACCAGTTAGCTACTAGtttcaccacagactcgcccGAAGCGCGTCAGCGCCGccctcacaacgcctcagacaTTACCAAAAGGTTAGActaccactgctgctgtgtttttatttctgagtttgggaAAGTTTGGAAAAGAGCAAGACAAGTGTtcttatgtctcacataagaattgtggatgatgggcaaaattccaaaaaaaagtgcagtcttCCTTTAAGAAGCcataaacttaccacttccaaacagaatgggagaacttttttttccccactctatcatgtcagacttGCCAtggatgacttcatgcagtattaaggtaatgtaatgtaaggtaatgtcatcaATGTTTTATGTCATCACCGCCggctagtgaccagaatactacatccatccatctatccatgttctatgccgcttgtcctcactagcgtTGCGGGGGTAGGCTAGAGGCTATCCCAGGTGagtttgggcaagaggcagggcaGAATACTAAatatgacttgtatttcaatatgttttggctaataacagaccatagtctaccaccaaacagccatcatttaccacttcatttctgaaaaactgtgatatggCGATgaagcgataatcgaaccgcgatattgcaagggatgactgtataactATTTCATTTTTGGTTGGGATAAAAAGAAGCTTCAATGAGAGCGTAGACAGTTTTGACCAGcttttattctcatttttagTACAGTACTGTTAAAAGTTAGTTCCAACATGTTCAATTGAGAGATggatttctgtttgttttttttggagctgaggtcaacaaacaaacaaagctgtAGAAGCAGTTGCCATGGTTACAACTACATTGCT
The DNA window shown above is from Dunckerocampus dactyliophorus isolate RoL2022-P2 chromosome 20, RoL_Ddac_1.1, whole genome shotgun sequence and carries:
- the LOC129173275 gene encoding ras-related protein Rab-25-like; this encodes MGSDDTYNFVFKVVLIGESGVGKSNLLTRFTKNEFNHDSRTTIGVEFSTRTVQLDNCTIKMQVWDTAGLERYRAITSAYYRGAVGALLVYDITKHVTYESAERWLKELYDHADPHMVVMLVGNKNDLEDMRTIPAEEAKAFAETNGLMFMETSALDSTNVEAAFIDVLTAIHRKVASRQVTRGSISAVTLSGPTHPASEAQQEGRGCCRS